A window of the Acidimicrobiales bacterium genome harbors these coding sequences:
- a CDS encoding S8 family serine peptidase produces the protein MTFSFNATKSLNDRAATEGRSIRHPLAALAAVATIVPMLASPAAAAAAAPTQAAVDGIFDFSELESLGGLITGGDRLGVSYANALGAATTKVDTNVVALVNTPDGPQVIELESPLPEQLSSTLFALDGVVAAEVDGASYLTGTGAPYGHLQTHLGSIRSLSGRSANGAVVAVLDSGVEAHPDLPPMVPGYNTVDENANTSAVTDHGTMVAGSMTAVSNNGIGIDATVEGIRVMPIRVCKTDGCSFGDVAEGIIWATDHGADVINLSLGGNHSSVTEAAVNYANDHDVLVVASAGNNGAAGNPTIYPAALPGVLGVGAYQNDAPTTWASNGSWVEISAPGESVATLGTGGNYVLGKGTSFSAPQVAAAAALLRSIVPSATASDIRAALVGSTRDINGAGWDAHTGHGSLDIAAAVAWADAQHAQTGANKAPGSVGAASTIAALVQADDYRTSDAVTLRLYRAFLGREPDVAGAQYWIAQTRNGTTLADMVDGFTNSTEYRNRYGSNVNDQVFLEVLYRNVFEREPDPAGVAYWLGQIGNGVSRTEVVYNVAAATEFTTRYAYGA, from the coding sequence AACGATCGGGCAGCCACGGAAGGGCGCTCGATCCGACACCCACTCGCCGCACTCGCCGCCGTCGCCACGATCGTGCCGATGCTCGCCTCGCCAGCGGCCGCTGCCGCTGCCGCCCCCACGCAGGCTGCGGTCGACGGGATCTTCGACTTCAGTGAGCTCGAGTCCCTCGGCGGCCTCATCACCGGCGGTGACCGTCTCGGCGTCAGCTACGCCAACGCCCTCGGAGCGGCGACGACCAAGGTCGACACCAACGTGGTCGCCCTGGTCAACACCCCCGACGGCCCCCAGGTGATCGAACTCGAGTCACCGCTACCCGAGCAGCTCAGCTCGACCCTCTTCGCTCTCGACGGCGTCGTGGCGGCCGAAGTCGACGGGGCCTCCTACCTGACCGGCACCGGCGCTCCCTACGGCCACCTCCAGACCCACCTCGGTTCGATCCGCTCACTGTCCGGTCGCTCGGCCAACGGAGCGGTGGTCGCCGTGCTCGACTCCGGCGTGGAGGCGCACCCCGATCTGCCGCCAATGGTCCCCGGCTACAACACGGTCGACGAGAACGCCAACACCAGCGCCGTGACGGATCACGGCACCATGGTTGCCGGCTCCATGACGGCGGTGTCGAACAACGGCATCGGCATCGACGCCACCGTCGAGGGGATTCGAGTCATGCCGATCCGGGTCTGCAAGACCGACGGTTGCTCGTTCGGTGACGTGGCCGAGGGCATCATCTGGGCCACCGACCACGGCGCAGACGTGATCAACCTCTCGCTCGGCGGCAACCACTCCTCGGTGACCGAAGCCGCGGTCAACTACGCCAACGACCACGACGTCCTCGTCGTAGCTTCGGCCGGCAACAACGGCGCTGCCGGCAACCCGACCATCTATCCCGCCGCCCTCCCCGGTGTGCTCGGCGTTGGCGCCTACCAGAACGACGCTCCGACCACGTGGGCCTCGAATGGTTCGTGGGTCGAGATCTCGGCTCCCGGCGAGTCGGTCGCCACCCTCGGCACCGGCGGCAATTACGTCCTGGGCAAGGGCACCTCGTTCTCGGCCCCGCAGGTCGCGGCAGCCGCAGCCCTTCTCCGGTCGATCGTTCCCAGCGCCACTGCGTCCGACATCCGGGCGGCGCTGGTCGGCTCGACCCGTGACATCAACGGCGCCGGATGGGATGCCCACACCGGTCACGGCTCGCTCGACATCGCTGCCGCCGTCGCCTGGGCCGACGCCCAGCACGCCCAGACCGGGGCGAACAAGGCACCCGGTTCCGTCGGCGCCGCCTCGACGATCGCCGCCCTGGTCCAGGCCGATGACTACCGGACCAGCGATGCCGTCACCCTCCGCCTCTACCGTGCCTTCCTCGGCCGTGAGCCGGATGTTGCCGGCGCCCAGTACTGGATCGCCCAGACCCGCAACGGAACCACGCTCGCCGACATGGTCGACGGCTTCACCAACTCGACCGAGTACCGGAACCGGTATGGCTCGAACGTGAACGATCAGGTCTTCCTCGAGGTTCTCTACCGCAACGTCTTCGAGCGTGAGCCGGATCCTGCGGGCGTCGCCTACTGGCTCGGCCAGATCGGCAACGGCGTCAGCCGCACCGAAGTGGTCTACAACGTCGCCGCTGCCACCGAGTTCACGACCCGGTACGCCTACGGGGCCTAA